ACACCGTCGTGACGGGTGCGGCCGGGCACGGCACCGGGCGGACCGAGGTTGATCACGTCCGTTCGAAGACGTGGTCGAGAACGGGGCCGCTACCGCGCGGACCGGCGCCCCACGGTCGGAATCGGTCGCAGCCAACCGGCCCGACGGCTTCGGGCGGACCGCCGCCGGAGGTGTGCGCACCGAGGAAACGGTCGGCCGTGGGCGCGGTGCGGTACCCACTGGACCGAGACGGTCAGCACCGGTCGCGGACCGCGGGCCCGACGGCCTCGGGCGGACCGCAGTCGACGGCGACCGTTCCCAGGATGCGATCCACCGTGGGCGCGGTGCGGCACCGACCGGACCTGCCCGATCGGAACCGGTCACGGACGAGCGGCGACCGGTCGCCCGGCCGGGTGCCCGAAGCCCGCGGTCGACAGGCAGCGGATCAGAGCAGTCGGAGCCGTTCCAGGACCAGTTGCAGGGTGCTCAGCGGCACCGACAGCGCCGGCTCCGGACGCGGGGAGTCCCCGTCGCCGCGTGCACGTCGCGGCAGTCGGGAGCGGCCGGTGGTCTGCGCGCGTGGCGGCTCCGCCATGAGCAGTCGGGGGAGGTCGAGGGCGAGGCTGCGCAGCCCCATCGCGGCGAGCGCCAGGTTCGCGGTGGAGCGGGCCAGAGTCAGTTGGATGTAGGCCCATTCGCCGCCGGGCAGGGGGGCGGTGCGCAGCAGGGAGAGGTCGAGGAGGCCGGTGACGACCAGTTCCTCGGGAGTCTCGCTCTCCTGCCCGAGACGGCGGGCCATGACGATCGGCGCGCGGCCGCTGCGCCGGGCGAGGTCGGGGTCGACGTCGGGAAGTTCGGCCCAGGCGAGCGGGTCGGGCCGCCCGAGCTCACCGATGGCCACCGCGCGGGCGCCGGGCAGCCGAAGCGCCCGCTGGAGCGCATGGGCCACGGAACCGACCGGCCCCGTGTCCTCCGGGAAGGCGCCGCGGAGCACCACGGCCCCGGGCAGCGCGGAGCTCGGCGTGGCGGCCTCGGCTGGGGTCACTGGTCCTGTCTCCGGTGCGACGGGCGACGGCCCGGGGCGGCTGGGTCTGGTCCAGGGGGCCGCCCCGGCACGGGTTGGTGGTCCGTCAGAGCATGAGCGTGTCCTCGATCTGCCGCAGGCGCATGCGCGCCATCGCGAGGTTCGCCCGCTTCCGGTCGAGCGCCAGGTAGATGAAGTGGCCGTCGCCGCCCTTGCCGGTCAGCGGGCGGATCAGGTGGTACTGGTTGGAGAGGGTGATCAGGATGTCCTCGATCCCCTCGTGGTGGAGGTTCAACATCTCCAGCGTGCGCATCTTCGCGCGGACGACCTCGGTGTTCCCCGCCGAGGCGACGGTGAGGTCGAGCTCCGGGCTGCTGCCCAGCACGCCGAGGGCCATCCCGCTGGTGTAGTCCACGAGAGCGGTGCCGATGGCACCCTCGATCGCCATTGCTTCCTTGAGTGCTACGTCCATAGAAGGCATGTCCGGGACCCTAGGCGTTATGGCTCGGTGTACGCCCCGCATGATCGAAGGCAGTCGGTAGTGACCACCTTCTGATCATATGTTTTCGGCATATGCGGATCCGAAGACGTTTTCGGGGCAGGGACTGCTCAGGGTCGGGGTCAGCCCTGCGGCGGATGCCGGGCGTCGGAGAGCAGGCCTAGGCTCGGAACGGACCCCGCCCCGCGGACGGGGATCCGGTTCTGCGGATGGGGGAGACATGGCGCAGAGGGAGCTCGGGCCTGCCGCCCGGGCGGTCGGGCTCAGCAAGGCCTACGGGAGCGGCGACACCGCCGTCCTGGCACTGGACCGCGTCGACGTCGAGATCGACAGCGGCCGGTTCACCGCGATCATGGGGCCGTCGGGCTCCGGCAAGTCCACGCTGATGCACTGCCTGGCCGGGCTCGACCAGGCCACCTCCGGCGAGGTCTGGATCGGCGACACCGAGCTGACCCGGCTCGGCGACAAGCAGCTGACCAGGCTCCGGCGCGACCGGATCGGCTTCGTCTTCCAGGCCTTCAACCTGCTGCCCACCCTCACCGCGGAGGAGAACATCACCCTCCCCGGCGACATCGCTGGCCGCAGGGCCGACGAGGCGTGGCTGCAGCAGGTCGTCAAGACTCTCGGCCTCGGGGACCGGCTCGGTCACCGGCCCGCGCAGCTCTCGGGCGGCCAGCAGCAGCGCGTCGCGGTGGCCCGGGCGCTCGCCGCCAGGCCGCAACTGATCTTCGCCGACGAGCCCACCGGCAATCTCGACTCCCGCTCGGGCGCCGAGGTCCTCGGCTTCCTGCGGCGCAGCGTCGACGAGCTCGGCCAGACGGTGGTGATGGTCACCCACGACCCGAACGCCGCCTCCTTCGCCGACCTGGTGCTGTTCCTCGCCGACGGCCGGATCGTGGACCGGCTCGCCTCCCCCACCGCCGACGCCGTCCTGGAACGGATGCGGCGCTTCGACGGCCGACCGGGATCGCCGGGCTCACCGAGCGCGCCGGTCGCGGACTGAGGGGGCCGGCGATGCTGAAGGCGACACTGCGCAGCTTCCTGGCCCACAAGGGCAGGCTCGCGCTCTCCCTGCTGGCGGTCGTGCTCTCGGTCGCGTTCGTCGCGGGCACGCTGATGTTCACGGACACCATCGGCAGCACCTTCGACCGGCTGTTCCGCAGCACCTCGGCGGACGTCTCGGTCACCGCTCACGACGACTTCGCCGGGCAGAACGGCCAGAACCTCTCCGGCACGGTGCCGACCGTCCCGGCCTCGCTGACCGGCACGGTCGCGCGGGTCCCCGGGGTGGCGTCGGCCTACGGACGGATCGCGCTGCCGGGCATCGTGCTGACGGACGCGCAGAACAAGAACATCGGATCCATCGGCGGCGCCCCGACCCTGGGCATCAACTGGAGCCCAGAACCGAACTCCCCGGTCGACCTCACCTCGGGCACCGCGCCGACCGGCGACGGCCAGGTACTGGTCGACGCCGACACGGTCCGCAAGCACCACCTCGTCCTGGGCCAGCAGTTGCGTGTCATCTCCGCGACCGGCGGCTTCCCGGTGCGCTTGACCGGCATCGCCACCTTCAACACCACCAATCCCGGCGCCACCCTGGTCTTCTTCGACACCGCGACGGCACAGCGCCGGCTGCTGGGCCAGGAGGGCGTCTTCACCTCGATCGACGCGACGGCCGCCCGCGGTGTCACCCACGAGCAGTTGCAGGCACGGGTCGCCGCCGCGGTCGGCGGCGGCTACGACGTGAAGACGGCCGAGCAGACCGCCAAGGACTCGGCGCAGGCGCTCGGCACCTTCCTCGCCGTCATCAAGGACGCCCTGCTGGGCTTCGCGGGCATCGCCGTGCTGGTGGGCATCTCGCTGATCCTCAACACCTTCTCCATGCTGGTCGCCCAGCGCACCCGCGAGCTCGGGCTCATGCGCGCGCTCGGCGCGAGCCGGGAGCAGGTCAACCGCTCGGTGCTGGTCGAGGCGGTGCTGCTCGGGATCGTCGGTTCGACCCTGGGGCTGTTGCTGGGCGTCGGCCTCGCCCTGGGCCTGATCAAACTGATCGCGGCCGGCGGCATGGTGCTCAAGGGCAGCCAACTGGCGGTCCGCTGGCCCACCGTGGTGAGCGCCTACGCCGTGGGCATCGTCGTCACCGCCGTCTCCGCGTATCTGCCGGCCCGGCGGGCGGCGCGGGTCTCGCCGATGGCGGCGCTGCGGGAGGCGGACACTCCCGAGCGCGGCGCGCCGCTGCGCGTCCGCGCGGTCGCCGGAGTCGTGCTGATGCTTCTGGCGGCAGCGGCGCTGGGCGGAGCGGCGGTGGACAGGAACCTTGGCGTGGCCGGGCTGCTGCTCGGCGCGGGTGTACTGCTCAGCCTGATCGGGCTGGTGGTCGTCGGTCCGCTGCTGGCCAGACCTGTGATCCGGCTGGTCGGCGGCTGGTTCCCGCGCGTCTTCGGGCCGGTCGGCACGCTCAGCCAGCGCAACGCGCTGCGCAATCCGCGCCGCACCAGCGCGACGGCCTCCGCGTTGATGATCGGCATCGCCCTGGTCGCCTCGCTCTCGGTCGTCGGCGCGTCCCTGGCCGCCTCCTTCGACGCCCAGATCGACAAGACCATCGGCGCGGACCTGATCGTGCAGAACACCAACGGGCTGCCCTTCCCGAACGAGGTCGGCGACGCCGTCCAGGCCACCCCCGGCGTCGGACTGGTGGTGCGGGGCCAGGCCTCGCGCGGGGCGCTGGTGGCACCCGACGGCACACAGCGGAAGACGAACGTGGTGGGCACCGGGCCCGGCCTGGACAAGGTGGTCCGCATCCAGATGCGGAACGGCACGGTCGAACAGGGCACGGCGCCGGGCAAGGTGATGCTCGGCTCCGACTACGCGGACGCACACGGCTTCCGGGTCGGCAGCCCGATCTCGATCGTCTTCCAGAACGGCCGCACCGGCGCGCTGACGGTGGGCGCGATCGACGTGACCGACCCCAACCCGGGCGGGCTCGGCGACGAGCCGGTGCTGGGCACGGCCACGCTGCGCGGCTTCCTGCCGGGCGTGCTGGACGACGTGGTCTTCGTCAACGTCGCCCCCGGCGCGGACAAGGCCCAGGTCAAGAGTGCGCTGACGACGGCTCTCGGCAAGGACCCGCAGGTGCAGGTGCGGGACCAGACCGACTACAAGAAGCTGATCCGCGGCCAGATCGACTTCCTGCTGCAGCTCGTCTACGGGCTGCTGGCGCTGGCCATCATCATCGCGATCCTCGGCGTGGTGAACACGCTGGCTCTGTCGGTCATCGAACGGACCAGGGAGATCGGGCTGCTGCGCGCGATCGGTCTGGGGCGGAAGCAACTGCGCCGCATGGTGCGGCTGGAGGCCGTAGTGATCGCGCTGTTCGGCGCCCTGCTGGGGCTCGGCCTCGGGCTGGTCTGGGGGCTGACGGCGCAGCGGCTGCTGGCCGCGAAGGGTCTGCAGGCGCTGTCGATCCCGTGGTCGACGGTGATC
This genomic interval from Streptacidiphilus rugosus AM-16 contains the following:
- a CDS encoding ABC transporter permease codes for the protein MLKATLRSFLAHKGRLALSLLAVVLSVAFVAGTLMFTDTIGSTFDRLFRSTSADVSVTAHDDFAGQNGQNLSGTVPTVPASLTGTVARVPGVASAYGRIALPGIVLTDAQNKNIGSIGGAPTLGINWSPEPNSPVDLTSGTAPTGDGQVLVDADTVRKHHLVLGQQLRVISATGGFPVRLTGIATFNTTNPGATLVFFDTATAQRRLLGQEGVFTSIDATAARGVTHEQLQARVAAAVGGGYDVKTAEQTAKDSAQALGTFLAVIKDALLGFAGIAVLVGISLILNTFSMLVAQRTRELGLMRALGASREQVNRSVLVEAVLLGIVGSTLGLLLGVGLALGLIKLIAAGGMVLKGSQLAVRWPTVVSAYAVGIVVTAVSAYLPARRAARVSPMAALREADTPERGAPLRVRAVAGVVLMLLAAAALGGAAVDRNLGVAGLLLGAGVLLSLIGLVVVGPLLARPVIRLVGGWFPRVFGPVGTLSQRNALRNPRRTSATASALMIGIALVASLSVVGASLAASFDAQIDKTIGADLIVQNTNGLPFPNEVGDAVQATPGVGLVVRGQASRGALVAPDGTQRKTNVVGTGPGLDKVVRIQMRNGTVEQGTAPGKVMLGSDYADAHGFRVGSPISIVFQNGRTGALTVGAIDVTDPNPGGLGDEPVLGTATLRGFLPGVLDDVVFVNVAPGADKAQVKSALTTALGKDPQVQVRDQTDYKKLIRGQIDFLLQLVYGLLALAIIIAILGVVNTLALSVIERTREIGLLRAIGLGRKQLRRMVRLEAVVIALFGALLGLGLGLVWGLTAQRLLAAKGLQALSIPWSTVIAVVIGAAVVGLLAALGPALRASRLNVLDAIAHE
- a CDS encoding ABC transporter ATP-binding protein — translated: MAQRELGPAARAVGLSKAYGSGDTAVLALDRVDVEIDSGRFTAIMGPSGSGKSTLMHCLAGLDQATSGEVWIGDTELTRLGDKQLTRLRRDRIGFVFQAFNLLPTLTAEENITLPGDIAGRRADEAWLQQVVKTLGLGDRLGHRPAQLSGGQQQRVAVARALAARPQLIFADEPTGNLDSRSGAEVLGFLRRSVDELGQTVVMVTHDPNAASFADLVLFLADGRIVDRLASPTADAVLERMRRFDGRPGSPGSPSAPVAD